A portion of the Glycine max cultivar Williams 82 chromosome 10, Glycine_max_v4.0, whole genome shotgun sequence genome contains these proteins:
- the LOC100800228 gene encoding 60S ribosomal protein L18a: protein MEPDQHPKIYRMKLWSINKVRAKSKFWYFLRKLKKVKKSNDQVFIINKDFCNKVGNVLRQSVAFSTKALVSSMLNYIRCMFSSKLFIGGLSYGVDDQSLKDVFSDFGDMVDSKFGSLSLLLHGVLFQPPASLTLPYVLQFPLLSL from the exons ATGGAACCAGATCAGCACCCTAAGATCTACCGAATGAAGCTCTGGTCCATCAATAAGGTTCGCGCCAAGTCCAAGTTCTG GTATTTTCTGAGGAAATTGAAAAAGGTGAAGAAGAGCAATGACCAAGTGTTTATTATCAACAAG gaTTTTTGTAATAAGGTTGGAAATGTCTTGAGGCAAAGTGTTGCTTTCAGCACAAAAGCACTTGTTTCATCCATGCTTAATTACATTCGCTGCATGTTTTCAAGCAAGCTTTTCATTGGAG GCCTTTCATATGGAGTTGATGATCAGTCTCTTAAGGATGTATTTTCTGACTTTGGAGATATGGTTGATAGTAAATTTGGCTCACTTTCATTGCTGTTACATGGTGTCCTATTTCAACCACCCGCCAGCCTCACTTTACCATATGTTCTTCAGTTTCCTTTGTtgtcattataa